The Lewinella sp. 4G2 nucleotide sequence TAAGTAAGGTTCTTTACACCATTCAGCCATTAACCACGATACAATTGTTCTTCGACGAGTTAATAGATTGCATACGATCGCGAGACGATTTAATGTGGGTGGTACGATTGCATCCACGGCAAGATGCGGCTCAAATACAGGAAATTGAAAAGCATCTGACCGCAAAAGGAGTGTGGGATAAGGTAGAGCTGGAATCCGCTCTCAGCAGCCCGCTTCCTTTGTCGCTTTCCTCCTCCTCAGTTCATCTTACAAATTATTCAGGGACGGCGATCGAAGCCTCCATTTTAGGGGTTAAGACGATTTTACTTCACGATAGAGGAGCTAAAGTCTATTCGGATCTGGTAAAGCAAAAGCAAGCTCTCGTATTAGATACAGGCAATTCGTTAAATGAACTTTTGGATGAGATATTAGATACCCCTACAGTTACTCATAACTCACACTCTATCTCTCCAAGTCAAGTTCTGTTAGACCTGGTAAAGCAAGCTCATGCGTAGGAGAAAATCTATTTTTGGCTATTTGAAGTTCCAGTTTGAGAAAATCAATCAAATCTCCCTCCAGGGAAAAGCTGATGTCTCGAAGGCGGCTCTTCTCACGAATAGCAAATTCAGTGGTCAGGTATCCCTAGGTGAGAATGTCAAGATTATCCACGGTGTTAGGATACTTGCAAAATCTCCAGTAAATATTGGACGCTACACTATCATTAATGGTCCCAATACAGATATATCTGCAAGTGTTTTTCCGGTGAATATTGGACAGTTCTGCTCGATCGCTCGCAACGTATCTATCCAAGAGTACAACCATGCTTATAAGGGACTCACGACATTCTTCATAAGTAGGCACGTATTCAATGATGCTAACGGGGTAGACAACTTTATACAATCCAAAGGTGCAGTTGAAATTAAGAATGACGTTTGGGTTGGAACCCAGTGCGTTATTCTCAGTGGTGTCACCATTGGAAATGGTGCCATCGTTGCAGCTAACAGCGTTGTCTCAAAAGATGTGCCGGACTATGCAATTGTCGCTGGTTCTCCCGCGCGAGTAATTGGGTACCGATTTGACGAGGATATAATTGATCGACTGTTAACTATTAAATGGTGGAACTGGACCAAAGAAAGGATCCAATCCCACCGACAATTGTTTATGAAGCAAGATATTAGCTTACAAGACCTACAGGGCCTTTAATCAAAACACCAAAGACTGACCATAGAAGTTGCTATTTCGTACTTTCACCGATTCGGGCCTAGTTGTCAGAATCTTATATTATTGCGAATTTTGGATGCTTTGGCTAACCCAGACCTAGTACCCATTTACTTTGATGCATACACAGAAACCGAAAGCAAAACGCTTTTTACTGAACCTTGCATGCCTTTATAAGCAGCAGCCTTTGTAAGGCTAGGTGAAACTAGTAACTATTTAAATTGTAATCCCAATCTATGGAAAATAACCAAGCTTCGGATGGAATTATTACCTTTCGAGACCTCGTCCATGAGGTGGCAGCCATTGGTGGATACCTTCTACGAAAATGGTACGTGGTTCTCTTATTCGTAGTGGGTATTGCGAGTGTAATGGTTTACATCGCGGTAACTACACCATCTCCCTACATTGCTCAACTTACTTTCTCTGTAGCTGGTGCTGAATCCGAGGGATTTGCTGGTGGTGGAGTTTTGGCTCAGCTAGGTTTGGGGGGCACTCAATCTTCGTCCGGTTTGAACTTGGCGCGCCTACAAAAGATCGCTAAATCGAGAATCATCGTTAAGAGGTTACTCTTTACACAAGTAAGCATAGACGGGAAAGAAGATTTTATTGCTAATCACCTCATTAATCTGTACGACCTTAGGAATACCAGTTGGAAGGATAATCCACAGCTGTCTACCTTTCAAGGATTTTCGGAAGTTTTGATCGAAGAAGATGACCTGCAGTCCAATATTGTACTTAAAAGCCTCGCGGCCTTGCTTACCAGCGTCGCCGACGGTGAACCTATGATTCTCTTTGTTTTTGATGAATTCACTGGGATCCACCAAATTGAGGTTAGAACTCCGAGTCAGGAGCTTTCAGCCAGAATGGCCGAAATTGTTTACAGCGTGCTGGATGATTTTTACGTCGAAAACTCGATTGCTAAACAACAGGGAATTGTCGACCGTCTCCAGGAACGAACAGATAGCATTCAAACCTTGGTGATGCAAACTGAAGCTACCCTGGCATCCAGTAGGGACCGCGGCAATGACTTGGTCCTGCGCCGAAGTGAAGTGGGTTTAAAGCAGCTTGAGCGCCAATTGCAGATCAACACCGCTCAATACTTGGAGATTATTAAAAACCTGGAACTTGCACGGTATACACTCAACAACATCACCCCTTCCTTTCAAATCATTGATCTACCCATCTTTCCGTTAGGAAGGGATCGAACTAGTCCCGTCTTATTTGGTGCCATTGGAGCAATAATTGGGCTAATCATATCTGTGACCTGTCTGGTGGTCGCCAGAGCTGTCCGGAATGCAATGAAAACGAGCTAGATGAAGGTCCTTGGTGTCGAATTGCCTCTGACTCTAGTTAGGCGGCTACGTGCGCTCAAACAGTTGCGGTACACGGTAATGGATTTAGCCATACGGGCTGGCCTCAAGCGGGGTGGTAAAGAACACTATCAACCTTTCGTGGTGGTTAGTCGGTCCCGCACTGGGTCTACGCTAATTGATTACTCGCTGAGACTGCATCCAGAAGTAGAGATGGATGGCGAGATCCTTAATCGTCTGCTAGGCCGTAGGGAGGAACAAGTACTTCTGAACTATTTCTCCAATAAGCCCAGTAATGTGAAGGCCGCTGGCTTTAAGATTTTCTACTATCATCCACTAGATGGTAGCCCTGAATTTGTGTTCTCTCTTTTGCACGGAATGAAGAACTGCAAGTACATTCACTTGACCAGGGAGAATAAACTGGCGGTTCACCTTTCCAGGTCCGTGGTGGAGCAAACACAGGCATGGTCAACGAAAAAGGATACGCCACGGGTGATAGCGCCGCTAATTACTGTTGATCCAGAAGCCTGCCAAGAAGATTTTGAGCGGACTCAGGTCTGGGAGAATAAGTTTAGAGAGGCTTTTGCCGACCGAGAGGTTTACCACATCACTTACGAAGATCTGGTACAGGAGCCCGTGGCAGCACTGACAAGAATACAACGTTTCCT carries:
- a CDS encoding CatB-related O-acetyltransferase — protein: MKFQFEKINQISLQGKADVSKAALLTNSKFSGQVSLGENVKIIHGVRILAKSPVNIGRYTIINGPNTDISASVFPVNIGQFCSIARNVSIQEYNHAYKGLTTFFISRHVFNDANGVDNFIQSKGAVEIKNDVWVGTQCVILSGVTIGNGAIVAANSVVSKDVPDYAIVAGSPARVIGYRFDEDIIDRLLTIKWWNWTKERIQSHRQLFMKQDISLQDLQGL
- a CDS encoding Stf0 family sulfotransferase, with amino-acid sequence MDLAIRAGLKRGGKEHYQPFVVVSRSRTGSTLIDYSLRLHPEVEMDGEILNRLLGRREEQVLLNYFSNKPSNVKAAGFKIFYYHPLDGSPEFVFSLLHGMKNCKYIHLTRENKLAVHLSRSVVEQTQAWSTKKDTPRVIAPLITVDPEACQEDFERTQVWENKFREAFADREVYHITYEDLVQEPVAALTRIQRFLGVTPLQIAPPTKKQQRGSIASRIANYSELQDHFANTQWANLFK